From Halorubrum salinarum, the proteins below share one genomic window:
- the trpA gene encoding tryptophan synthase subunit alpha — protein MGNSEAIAAAFADGPAYVPYLVVGDPDYESSKAYVEALDRGGADVIELGLPFSEPIAEGSTIQEALVRALDAGMTPERFFAFAEELDVDAALVCMTYYNLIYQYGDETGPRPFVERAAAAGIEGLVVPDLPAEEADPLREACDEFGLDLVFIVAPTTRGDRLDRMMENVSGYVYVQARLGTTGARDDVSDQTTESLDRLREYDVPKAVGFGISTGEHAERIVAGGADGIIVGSALVDVVAEGVAEDLSTDEVADRLEALSRELTEGAERGYRSWTTPAESA, from the coding sequence ATGGGCAACTCCGAGGCCATCGCCGCCGCGTTCGCGGACGGCCCCGCCTACGTCCCGTACCTCGTCGTCGGCGACCCCGACTACGAGTCCTCGAAGGCGTACGTCGAGGCGCTCGACCGCGGGGGCGCCGACGTGATCGAGCTCGGCCTCCCGTTCTCCGAGCCGATCGCCGAGGGGTCGACGATCCAGGAGGCGCTCGTCCGCGCGCTCGACGCGGGGATGACGCCCGAGCGCTTCTTCGCGTTCGCGGAGGAGCTCGACGTCGACGCCGCCCTGGTGTGTATGACGTACTACAACCTCATCTACCAGTACGGCGACGAGACCGGCCCCCGGCCGTTCGTCGAGCGGGCGGCGGCCGCGGGGATCGAGGGGCTCGTCGTCCCGGACCTCCCGGCCGAGGAGGCGGACCCGCTGCGCGAGGCGTGCGACGAGTTCGGGCTCGACCTCGTCTTCATCGTCGCGCCGACGACGCGCGGCGACCGGCTCGACCGCATGATGGAGAACGTCTCCGGGTACGTCTACGTCCAGGCGCGGCTGGGGACGACCGGCGCCCGCGACGACGTCTCCGACCAGACGACCGAGAGCCTCGACCGGCTCCGCGAGTACGACGTGCCGAAGGCGGTCGGGTTCGGCATCTCGACGGGCGAGCACGCGGAGCGCATCGTCGCGGGCGGCGCCGACGGGATCATCGTCGGCTCGGCGCTCGTCGACGTGGTCGCCGAGGGCGTCGCCGAGGACCTGTCGACCGACGAGGTCGCCGACCGGCTGGAGGCGCTCTCCCGCGAACTGACGGAGGGCGCCGAGCGCGGCTACCGCTCGTGGACGACGCCGGCCGAGTCCGCCTGA
- a CDS encoding DUF7475 family protein, producing MAHSDAGADVESLTPLHWIGILAATVSGIVHAVLGVQVGGALGISFFVATLGFGAGVTAIVAGYRRRLIYAVGIPFTGGQIVLWYVINFVTGTYSFPGDIGVYGAVDKVAQIALIAVLAVLLSRES from the coding sequence ATGGCACACTCCGACGCGGGCGCCGACGTCGAATCGCTGACCCCGCTCCACTGGATCGGGATCCTCGCCGCGACCGTGTCCGGGATCGTCCACGCCGTCCTCGGGGTTCAGGTCGGGGGCGCGCTGGGGATCTCCTTCTTCGTCGCGACACTTGGCTTCGGAGCGGGCGTGACGGCGATAGTCGCCGGCTACCGTCGACGGCTGATCTACGCCGTCGGGATCCCGTTCACCGGCGGTCAGATCGTCCTGTGGTACGTGATCAACTTCGTCACCGGGACGTACTCGTTCCCGGGCGATATCGGGGTGTACGGCGCCGTCGACAAGGTCGCGCAGATCGCGTTGATCGCCGTCCTCGCGGTCCTGCTCTCCAGAGAGTCGTAA
- the trpC gene encoding indole-3-glycerol phosphate synthase, which translates to MDDPDELAPAVRSILSAARERADAAARAGDTASVTPRDLAAAFERAEADGRVPVIAEVKPTSPTTEGSREDDPVALAEGMVAGGAAALSVLTEPEHFGGSVDTLRRVREAVDVPVLRKDFVVEEAQLDAVESDVVLLIARFVGDDLPDLLAAARDRGFQVLVEVHDRDELERALDAGATTVGVNNRDLAELVVDLGTFESVAPHVPDDVTLIAESGIGSPADVRRMRAAGADALLVGSAIMDGDVEANTRELTRAEADDDADPTPHDATDTTETPT; encoded by the coding sequence ATGGACGATCCAGACGAGCTGGCGCCGGCGGTCAGGTCGATCCTGTCCGCCGCACGGGAGCGCGCTGACGCGGCGGCGAGGGCGGGCGACACCGCCTCGGTCACGCCCCGCGACCTCGCGGCCGCGTTCGAGCGGGCCGAGGCCGACGGACGCGTCCCGGTGATCGCCGAGGTGAAGCCGACGAGCCCGACGACCGAGGGCAGCCGCGAGGACGACCCCGTCGCGCTCGCCGAGGGGATGGTCGCCGGCGGGGCGGCCGCGCTGAGCGTGCTCACCGAGCCGGAGCACTTCGGCGGGAGCGTCGACACGCTCCGGCGGGTCCGCGAGGCCGTCGACGTGCCGGTGCTGCGCAAGGACTTCGTCGTCGAGGAGGCGCAGTTGGACGCCGTCGAGAGCGACGTGGTCCTCCTGATCGCCCGCTTCGTCGGGGACGATCTGCCGGACCTGCTCGCCGCCGCCCGCGACCGCGGCTTTCAGGTGCTCGTGGAAGTCCACGACCGCGACGAGCTGGAGCGCGCGCTCGACGCGGGCGCGACGACGGTCGGCGTCAACAACCGCGACCTCGCGGAGCTGGTCGTCGACCTCGGAACCTTCGAGTCCGTGGCGCCCCACGTCCCGGACGACGTGACGCTGATCGCCGAAAGCGGGATCGGCTCGCCCGCGGATGTCCGCCGGATGCGGGCGGCGGGCGCCGACGCCCTGCTCGTCGGCAGCGCGATCATGGACGGCGACGTGGAAGCGAACACGCGCGAACTGACGCGGGCGGAGGCGGACGACGACGCGGACCCGACACCCCACGACGCGACCGACACCACGGAGACACCCACATGA
- a CDS encoding zinc-dependent alcohol dehydrogenase has protein sequence MSDGAAHRAVEFTGPERVEVVPVDDPAPAPDEVVVSASVSAVSAGSELLAYRGELDPETVADEELSSLDGDLSYPLRYGYAVVGRVTAVGEAVDPSWRDRTVFAFNPHESRFAVSPDALIPVPDGIDPETATLFANAETAVTLTLDAAPRLGERVAVFGQGVVGLLTTALLARSGAETVVAVEPRDRRRELAAEFGADAVVDPTRYDGRAGVVDAVRDRTGGVDLAVEVSGRPETLETAVETTRFDGRVLVGSWYGTKRADLGFGDHFHRGRVTVRSSQVTTIAPELRGRWDRERRRETAWRQLRRLHGELDVTERLVTDRVPVDRAPSAYRRLADEGEPTLQLLFTYPCTN, from the coding sequence GTGAGCGACGGCGCCGCCCACCGCGCGGTGGAGTTCACCGGGCCGGAACGCGTCGAGGTCGTCCCGGTCGACGACCCCGCCCCGGCCCCCGACGAGGTGGTCGTCTCCGCGTCCGTCTCGGCGGTGAGCGCGGGGTCCGAGCTGCTCGCGTACCGCGGGGAGCTCGACCCCGAGACCGTCGCGGACGAGGAGCTCTCCTCGCTCGACGGCGACCTCTCGTACCCGCTCCGCTACGGCTACGCGGTCGTCGGGCGGGTGACCGCGGTCGGCGAGGCGGTCGACCCGTCGTGGCGAGACCGGACCGTCTTCGCGTTTAACCCCCACGAGAGCCGGTTCGCCGTCTCCCCGGACGCGCTCATCCCGGTCCCGGACGGGATCGACCCGGAGACCGCGACGCTGTTCGCGAACGCGGAGACGGCGGTGACGCTGACGCTCGACGCGGCCCCCCGGCTCGGCGAGCGCGTCGCGGTGTTCGGGCAGGGCGTCGTGGGGCTGCTCACGACCGCGCTGCTGGCGCGGAGCGGCGCAGAGACCGTGGTCGCGGTCGAACCGAGGGACCGGCGGCGCGAGCTCGCGGCCGAGTTCGGCGCCGACGCCGTCGTCGACCCGACCCGATACGACGGGCGCGCCGGCGTCGTCGACGCCGTCCGCGACCGCACCGGGGGCGTCGACCTCGCGGTCGAGGTCTCGGGGCGCCCGGAGACGCTGGAGACGGCCGTCGAGACGACGCGGTTCGACGGCCGCGTCCTCGTGGGGTCGTGGTACGGCACCAAGCGCGCCGACCTCGGCTTCGGCGACCACTTCCACCGCGGGCGGGTCACCGTCCGGAGCAGCCAAGTCACGACCATCGCGCCGGAGCTGCGGGGTCGCTGGGACCGGGAGCGGCGCCGGGAGACCGCCTGGCGCCAGCTCCGGCGTCTCCACGGCGAACTGGATGTCACCGAGCGGCTCGTCACGGACCGCGTCCCGGTCGACCGCGCGCCGAGCGCGTACCGGCGCCTTGCCGACGAGGGCGAACCGACCCTTCAGCTCCTCTTCACCTACCCATGTACGAACTGA
- a CDS encoding ATP-dependent helicase codes for MSETTDRGDEAAARALLRDAVERGAIADPDFDPDAVPIADADVLARLSPLVRRWWVERFGAYVGENGGFFTPPQREAIPRVDDGENCLVAAPTGSGKTLASFLAVLDDLFARDRADDLDNAVYCLYVSPLKSLANDIERNLETPLEGIGEAVAAAEEDDGTGDDEAYDPGVRQAIRHGDTSKADRQAMLSETPHVLNTTPETLAILLNSPKFKEKLRTVEYVIVDEIHSLAANKRGTHLAVSLERLTELTRNGDRGSEAEITRIGCSATVEPLDGIASFLVGRERVAGEVGDPDGFETRPCEVVDARFAREFDLELRTPAADLIHTPRSAVTDRFYESLRELIESHENTLVFTNSRSGAERTLQELRRRFDYDESDSGCHHGSLGEAQRTRVEEGLKSGELDVVTTSTSLELGIDMPHLDLVVQVGSPKSVAALLQRVGRAGHSPGETVEGRVFALDRDELIECAALLARAEEGFVDRVFPPEGAYDVAAQHVYGMAINRIRPDREVREVLRRAHPYRGFDDAAYERLFRYLTGDYDGLKDKNVYPKVWRDANDPPDGEHHYPEYPVGETLVGKRGRLARVIYMTNVGTIPDSFTCDVFTRDDEWVGTLDESYLDTLESGDVFALGGERFAFRYRRGSKVYVDRTSERPTVPSWFAERLPLSADLAREVLDFQAELLDRLTGDGPNAGPAAVRAWLRQFPLDGNAVRALARMYDEQVRYAGADSVSTPDRLVVEEELDRNEYKRRFYVHSTYGRRFNDGLSRLVAAAVANRTDANVAVAVADRGFSLALPLNRKVDVAGILADLDPETVREDLREAVQGTDLLQRYFRINAGRALLILKRYKGYEKSAAEQQVSAEMLLSFAADLEEFAVLEETYRELLEDRLDVDGIREAVDRIAAGDLAVEHRVVDSPSPLAFGLATLVDSDTVIADDESAVLREFHARVMEEIGETPRSAEAEADGEGDPDAGPPADGRPD; via the coding sequence GTGAGCGAGACCACGGACCGCGGCGACGAGGCGGCCGCGCGCGCCCTCCTCCGCGACGCGGTCGAGCGCGGTGCGATCGCGGACCCCGACTTCGACCCGGACGCGGTCCCGATCGCCGACGCCGACGTGCTCGCGCGGCTCTCACCGCTGGTCCGGCGCTGGTGGGTCGAGCGGTTCGGCGCGTACGTCGGCGAGAACGGCGGGTTCTTCACGCCGCCGCAGCGCGAGGCGATCCCCCGCGTTGACGACGGGGAGAATTGCCTCGTCGCGGCGCCGACGGGCAGCGGGAAGACGCTGGCCTCCTTTCTCGCGGTCCTCGACGACCTCTTCGCTCGGGACCGCGCCGACGACCTCGACAACGCCGTCTACTGCCTGTACGTCTCGCCGCTGAAGTCGCTCGCGAACGACATCGAGCGCAACCTGGAGACTCCCTTGGAGGGAATCGGGGAGGCGGTCGCCGCGGCCGAGGAGGACGACGGGACGGGCGACGACGAGGCGTACGATCCGGGCGTCAGGCAGGCGATCCGCCACGGCGACACCTCGAAGGCGGACCGGCAGGCGATGCTCTCCGAGACGCCCCACGTCCTCAACACCACGCCGGAGACGCTCGCGATCCTGCTCAACTCGCCGAAGTTCAAGGAGAAGCTCCGCACCGTCGAGTACGTGATCGTCGACGAGATCCACTCGCTTGCCGCGAACAAGCGCGGCACGCACCTCGCGGTGTCCTTAGAGCGGCTGACCGAGTTGACGCGGAACGGAGATAGAGGGAGCGAGGCCGAAATCACGCGGATCGGCTGTTCGGCGACCGTCGAACCGCTCGACGGGATCGCCTCGTTCCTCGTCGGGCGCGAGCGCGTCGCCGGCGAGGTCGGCGATCCCGACGGGTTCGAGACGCGGCCCTGTGAGGTGGTCGACGCCCGGTTCGCCCGCGAGTTCGACCTCGAACTCCGGACGCCGGCCGCCGACCTGATCCACACGCCGCGGTCGGCGGTGACCGACCGCTTCTACGAGTCGCTTCGCGAGCTGATCGAGTCCCACGAGAACACGCTGGTGTTCACGAACTCCCGATCTGGCGCCGAGCGCACCCTCCAAGAGCTCCGTCGTCGCTTCGACTACGACGAATCGGACTCCGGCTGCCACCACGGGAGCCTCGGCGAGGCCCAGCGCACTCGCGTCGAGGAGGGGCTGAAGTCGGGCGAACTGGACGTGGTCACGACCTCGACGAGCCTGGAGTTGGGCATCGACATGCCGCACCTCGATCTCGTCGTCCAGGTCGGGTCGCCGAAGTCCGTCGCCGCGCTGCTCCAGCGCGTCGGCCGCGCGGGCCACAGCCCGGGCGAGACCGTCGAGGGCCGGGTGTTCGCGCTGGACCGCGACGAGCTGATCGAGTGCGCCGCGCTGCTCGCGCGCGCCGAGGAGGGGTTCGTCGACCGCGTGTTCCCGCCCGAGGGCGCGTACGACGTGGCCGCACAGCACGTCTACGGGATGGCGATAAACCGGATCCGCCCCGACCGCGAGGTCCGCGAGGTACTGCGCCGGGCGCACCCGTACCGCGGCTTCGACGACGCCGCGTACGAGCGGCTGTTCCGGTACCTCACCGGCGACTACGACGGGCTGAAGGACAAGAACGTCTACCCGAAGGTGTGGCGCGACGCCAACGACCCGCCCGACGGGGAGCACCACTACCCCGAATATCCGGTGGGCGAGACGCTCGTCGGGAAGCGCGGGCGGCTCGCGCGGGTCATCTACATGACGAACGTCGGAACGATCCCCGACTCGTTCACCTGCGACGTGTTCACGCGCGACGACGAGTGGGTCGGCACCCTCGACGAATCGTACCTCGACACGCTGGAGTCCGGCGACGTGTTCGCGCTGGGCGGCGAGCGGTTCGCGTTCCGCTACCGGCGCGGCTCGAAGGTGTACGTCGACCGAACGAGCGAGCGCCCGACCGTGCCGTCGTGGTTCGCCGAGCGCCTGCCCCTCTCGGCGGACCTCGCCCGCGAGGTCCTCGACTTCCAGGCGGAGCTCCTCGACCGCCTGACGGGGGACGGCCCGAACGCCGGTCCGGCGGCGGTCCGGGCGTGGCTCCGGCAGTTCCCCCTCGACGGGAACGCGGTCCGCGCGCTCGCCCGCATGTACGACGAGCAGGTGCGGTACGCGGGCGCGGACTCGGTCTCGACGCCCGACCGCCTCGTCGTCGAGGAGGAGCTCGACCGGAACGAGTACAAGCGGCGCTTCTACGTCCACTCGACCTACGGCCGCCGGTTCAACGACGGGCTCTCGCGGCTCGTCGCGGCCGCGGTCGCGAACCGGACAGACGCCAACGTCGCGGTGGCGGTCGCCGACCGCGGCTTCTCGCTGGCGCTCCCGCTGAACCGGAAGGTCGACGTGGCGGGGATACTGGCCGACCTCGACCCGGAGACGGTCCGCGAGGACCTGCGCGAGGCGGTCCAGGGGACGGACCTGCTCCAGCGCTACTTCCGGATCAACGCCGGGCGCGCGCTCCTGATCCTGAAGCGGTACAAGGGGTACGAGAAGTCGGCCGCGGAACAGCAGGTCTCCGCCGAGATGCTGCTGTCGTTCGCGGCCGACTTAGAGGAGTTCGCCGTGTTAGAGGAGACGTACCGAGAGCTGCTGGAGGACCGGCTCGACGTCGACGGCATCCGCGAGGCGGTCGACCGAATCGCCGCCGGCGACCTCGCGGTCGAACACCGCGTCGTCGACTCGCCCAGCCCGCTCGCGTTCGGGCTCGCGACGCTGGTCGACTCCGACACCGTCATCGCCGACGACGAGTCCGCGGTCCTCCGCGAGTTCCACGCCCGCGTGATGGAGGAGATCGGGGAGACCCCGCGGAGCGCCGAGGCGGAAGCGGACGGCGAAGGCGACCCCGACGCCGGACCGCCCGCGGACGGGAGACCGGACTGA
- a CDS encoding MGMT family protein: MSMAGTSGVFAREFDRIGRTVQVGFAGGRVISVSFPAEPPGDADGDHDLLDRIGAYLGGERDEFTEVALGLTVPTDQREALEALRNVPYGEEVSVSRLARLAGFDPDDADDVATVRGALNDNPVPVFLPDHRVSGGPYATPGEVRRALRRVEGL; this comes from the coding sequence ATGAGTATGGCGGGCACCTCGGGCGTCTTCGCCCGGGAGTTCGACCGGATCGGCCGGACCGTTCAGGTCGGGTTCGCCGGCGGTCGCGTCATCTCGGTGTCGTTCCCCGCCGAACCGCCGGGAGACGCCGACGGCGACCACGACCTCCTCGACCGGATCGGCGCGTACCTCGGCGGCGAGCGCGACGAGTTCACCGAGGTGGCGCTCGGCCTCACAGTCCCGACCGACCAGCGCGAGGCGCTGGAGGCGCTGCGCAACGTCCCGTACGGCGAGGAGGTGTCGGTGAGCCGCCTCGCCCGGCTCGCCGGGTTCGACCCCGACGACGCCGACGACGTGGCGACCGTGCGGGGCGCGCTGAACGACAACCCCGTCCCCGTGTTCCTCCCGGACCACCGGGTGAGCGGCGGGCCGTACGCGACGCCCGGCGAGGTCCGGCGCGCGCTCCGCCGCGTCGAAGGCTTGTAG
- a CDS encoding 6-pyruvoyl trahydropterin synthase family protein — protein MYELTVSETFVAQHYLTVPNPPAGEAELHSHTFTAEATFRGPELGEYGYLLDIDLALDALADAADRYRDETLNEHLEGNPSAERLARALFDDLAAVDAPAATRLTVTVREDDAASVSYAGELR, from the coding sequence ATGTACGAACTGACCGTCTCCGAGACGTTCGTCGCACAGCACTACCTCACCGTCCCGAACCCGCCGGCCGGCGAGGCGGAGCTCCACTCGCACACCTTCACCGCGGAGGCGACGTTCCGTGGCCCGGAGCTCGGCGAGTACGGCTACCTGCTCGACATCGACCTCGCGCTCGACGCCCTGGCCGACGCGGCCGACCGCTACCGGGACGAGACGCTCAACGAGCACTTGGAGGGCAACCCCAGCGCCGAGCGGCTGGCCCGGGCGCTGTTCGACGACCTCGCGGCGGTGGACGCCCCGGCCGCGACCCGGCTGACCGTGACCGTCCGCGAGGACGACGCCGCGAGCGTCTCCTACGCCGGCGAACTGCGGTGA
- a CDS encoding CDP-alcohol phosphatidyltransferase family protein, with translation MPAPDPSAATPARLRRRFAGSVALGALGLAALWRPLGTAWVLAAVVPGAYLAAYARANLAANRAPDGEAPDPRLGPANAITLFRGWLAVVLAGAAVAPAPDPRLPAALFVGAVGLDAVDGAVARRTRETVLGARLDGATDALAVLVGAAVAVALGALPPWYLLAGGVWYAYAGSLWRRRRAGAPVYELPPSRVRPFVGTAQFAVVALALLPNVGRGGETVLLTAFAAVALAALLASFARDWAAATGRLGRDDPPIAAGRGGE, from the coding sequence ATGCCGGCCCCCGATCCCTCCGCGGCCACGCCCGCTCGGCTCCGACGGCGGTTCGCCGGCTCCGTGGCGCTCGGCGCGCTCGGGCTGGCCGCGCTGTGGCGCCCGCTCGGGACGGCCTGGGTCCTCGCCGCGGTCGTTCCCGGCGCGTACCTCGCCGCGTACGCGCGGGCCAACCTCGCGGCGAACCGCGCGCCCGACGGAGAGGCCCCCGACCCGCGGCTCGGCCCGGCGAACGCGATCACGCTGTTCCGGGGCTGGCTCGCCGTCGTCCTCGCGGGCGCGGCGGTCGCGCCGGCGCCGGACCCGCGGCTCCCCGCGGCCCTCTTCGTCGGCGCGGTGGGCCTCGACGCGGTCGACGGCGCCGTCGCCCGCCGCACCCGCGAGACGGTCCTCGGCGCGCGCCTCGACGGGGCCACCGACGCGCTGGCCGTCCTCGTCGGCGCCGCGGTCGCCGTCGCGCTGGGCGCGCTCCCCCCGTGGTACCTCCTCGCCGGCGGGGTCTGGTACGCCTACGCCGGGTCGCTGTGGCGGCGACGACGCGCCGGGGCGCCGGTGTACGAGCTCCCGCCGAGCCGAGTCCGGCCGTTCGTGGGCACCGCGCAGTTCGCCGTCGTCGCGCTCGCGCTACTCCCGAACGTCGGCCGCGGGGGCGAGACGGTCCTCCTGACCGCGTTCGCGGCGGTCGCTCTGGCGGCACTGCTGGCGAGCTTCGCCCGCGACTGGGCGGCCGCGACGGGGCGACTCGGGCGCGACGATCCGCCGATCGCGGCCGGCCGAGGCGGCGAGTGA
- the cmk gene encoding (d)CMP kinase: MSGTSPEPDRRIDRNLFVTVSGPPGCGATTLVEGIAESLDCGYVSGGELFREIAAEREMSLSQLIAETGESEEIDRALDRRLRRIAEKWGTANKAFVLESRLAGWIAGNRADIRIWLDAPDEVRADRTADREEMTSEMQVREVIEEQRYKSYYDIDLNDRSIYDLVINTGRWDAEATLDVALTGIERYDVDADEGAFDTPDFEI; encoded by the coding sequence ATGAGCGGCACCTCGCCGGAGCCCGACCGACGGATCGACCGGAACCTGTTCGTCACCGTCTCCGGCCCGCCGGGCTGCGGGGCCACGACCCTCGTCGAGGGCATCGCCGAGTCGCTCGACTGCGGCTACGTCTCCGGCGGCGAGCTGTTCCGCGAGATCGCCGCCGAACGGGAGATGAGCCTCTCCCAGCTCATCGCCGAGACCGGCGAGTCCGAGGAGATCGACCGTGCGCTCGACCGCCGGCTCCGCCGGATCGCCGAGAAGTGGGGGACCGCGAACAAGGCGTTCGTGCTGGAGTCGCGGCTCGCGGGCTGGATCGCCGGCAACCGGGCCGACATCCGGATCTGGCTCGACGCGCCCGACGAGGTCCGCGCGGACCGCACGGCCGACCGCGAGGAGATGACCTCCGAGATGCAGGTTCGCGAGGTCATCGAGGAGCAGCGCTACAAGTCCTACTACGACATCGACCTGAACGACCGCTCCATCTACGACCTAGTGATCAACACGGGGCGGTGGGACGCCGAGGCCACGCTGGACGTAGCGCTCACCGGGATCGAACGCTACGACGTCGACGCCGACGAGGGCGCGTTCGACACGCCCGACTTCGAGATCTGA
- the trpB gene encoding tryptophan synthase subunit beta, whose amino-acid sequence MSETESSTSEVGELSRRPGRERGREDGKFGRYGGQYVPEALMPAIEELADAYERYVLNNEDGFMDEFRERLADFGGRPTPLQRADRLSERYDTEVYLKREDLLHGGAHKLNNALGQVLLAKYMGKERIIAETGAGQHGTATAMAAAHLDMPCTIYMGERDINRQRPNVFRMKLNGSEVKPVTTGRGTLKEAISETMRDWAATVEDTHYVIGSIVGPHPFPVMVRDFQAVISEEAREQTVEKTGGLPTDVVACAGGGSNTMGAFADFVDDESVALHAVEAGGSTLEVDEEAGVAPNSASLFAGEEGVLHGARTKLLQDSDGQIMESHSVSSGLDYAGVGPELAYLVDEGRVDPVAVDDDAALEGFHRLSNTEGIIPALETAHAFGYLEEHHEDLGERVVVNVSGRGDKDLDAAIEETDQRDVPNAPDMSMFTGGM is encoded by the coding sequence ATGAGCGAAACCGAATCATCGACGAGCGAGGTTGGAGAGCTTTCGCGACGCCCCGGCCGCGAGCGCGGCCGCGAGGACGGGAAGTTCGGCCGCTACGGCGGCCAGTACGTTCCCGAGGCGCTGATGCCGGCGATAGAGGAGCTGGCCGACGCCTACGAGCGCTACGTGCTGAACAACGAGGACGGGTTCATGGACGAGTTCCGCGAGCGCCTCGCGGACTTCGGCGGGCGCCCGACGCCGCTCCAGCGGGCCGACCGGCTCTCGGAGCGCTACGACACGGAGGTGTACCTCAAGCGCGAGGACCTGCTCCACGGCGGCGCCCACAAGCTGAACAACGCGCTCGGGCAGGTGCTGCTCGCGAAGTACATGGGCAAGGAGCGCATCATCGCGGAGACCGGCGCCGGCCAGCACGGCACCGCGACCGCGATGGCGGCGGCGCACCTCGACATGCCCTGTACGATCTACATGGGCGAGCGCGACATCAACCGCCAGCGCCCCAACGTGTTCCGGATGAAGCTCAACGGGTCGGAGGTCAAGCCCGTCACCACCGGGCGCGGCACGCTGAAGGAGGCCATCTCCGAGACGATGCGCGACTGGGCGGCCACCGTCGAGGACACCCACTACGTGATCGGGTCCATCGTCGGCCCCCACCCCTTCCCGGTGATGGTCCGCGACTTCCAGGCGGTCATCTCCGAGGAGGCCCGCGAGCAGACCGTCGAAAAGACCGGTGGACTCCCGACCGACGTGGTCGCCTGCGCGGGCGGCGGCTCGAACACGATGGGGGCGTTCGCCGACTTCGTCGACGACGAGTCGGTCGCGCTCCACGCGGTCGAGGCCGGGGGGTCCACGCTCGAAGTCGACGAGGAGGCGGGCGTCGCGCCCAACTCGGCGTCGCTGTTCGCCGGCGAGGAGGGCGTCCTCCACGGCGCGCGGACGAAGCTGCTCCAGGACTCCGACGGGCAGATCATGGAGAGCCACTCGGTGTCCTCCGGGCTCGACTACGCCGGCGTCGGCCCGGAGCTCGCGTACCTCGTCGACGAGGGGCGCGTGGACCCGGTCGCCGTCGACGACGACGCCGCGCTGGAGGGGTTCCACCGGCTCTCGAACACGGAGGGGATCATCCCCGCCTTGGAGACCGCCCACGCGTTCGGCTACCTGGAGGAGCACCACGAGGACCTCGGCGAGCGGGTCGTCGTCAACGTCTCCGGGCGCGGCGACAAGGACCTCGACGCCGCCATCGAGGAGACCGACCAGCGCGACGTGCCGAACGCGCCGGACATGTCGATGTTCACGGGGGGGATGTAG
- a CDS encoding 2-amino-3,7-dideoxy-D-threo-hept-6-ulosonate synthase translates to MTAGLSARLDRISTNDRYLIVPMDHGITMGAVQGLVDIESTIDGVTSGGADAVLTQRGIAPRVHENKNDAGYIVHLNGSTTIGPDESDKRVTGTAEDAVRAGADAVSFHINVGSDHEPDQIEELAELTADAERLGLPVLAMAYARGPGVDESDPEALGHAVRLAEELGADVVKTGYSGDGDSFERVTESTRLPVVIAGGSKGTDRETVEMVRGAMDGEAAGVSMGRSIFQHDDPEGIARAVSAVVHDDAAVEEALRAGGFVEA, encoded by the coding sequence ATGACAGCAGGACTCTCGGCACGACTCGACCGCATCTCCACGAACGACCGATACCTCATCGTCCCGATGGACCACGGGATCACGATGGGCGCCGTCCAGGGCCTCGTCGACATCGAGTCGACGATCGACGGCGTCACGAGCGGCGGCGCGGACGCCGTGCTCACGCAGCGCGGCATCGCGCCCCGCGTCCACGAGAACAAGAACGACGCCGGCTACATCGTCCACCTCAACGGGTCGACGACGATCGGGCCGGACGAGAGCGACAAGCGCGTCACCGGTACCGCGGAGGACGCGGTCCGCGCGGGCGCCGACGCCGTCTCCTTCCACATCAACGTCGGCTCCGACCACGAGCCGGACCAGATCGAGGAGCTCGCGGAGCTGACCGCCGACGCCGAGCGGCTCGGGCTCCCCGTCCTCGCGATGGCGTACGCGCGCGGCCCCGGCGTCGACGAGAGCGATCCGGAGGCGCTCGGCCACGCCGTCCGGCTCGCCGAGGAACTCGGCGCCGACGTGGTGAAGACCGGCTACTCCGGCGACGGCGATTCCTTCGAGCGCGTCACGGAGTCGACCCGCTTGCCGGTGGTCATCGCCGGCGGCTCGAAGGGTACCGACCGCGAGACGGTCGAGATGGTCCGCGGCGCGATGGACGGCGAGGCAGCGGGCGTCTCGATGGGGCGGTCGATCTTCCAGCACGACGACCCCGAGGGGATCGCCCGCGCGGTCTCCGCGGTGGTCCACGACGACGCCGCCGTCGAGGAGGCGCTGCGGGCGGGCGGGTTCGTCGAGGCCTGA